A genome region from Acipenser ruthenus chromosome 29, fAciRut3.2 maternal haplotype, whole genome shotgun sequence includes the following:
- the LOC117964413 gene encoding phosphatase and actin regulator 3-like isoform X1, producing the protein MASSDGIENCVLQRGRSQSDPNILTETGVDQVQNTDVMDQQRALHSGCLVSGVRTPPIRRNSKLATLGRIFKPWKWRKKKNDKLKQNSTALERKVAARQSRDELVRKGLAEMMEQDSDGKDQDLACGVTPGDPDTPTQGSSDAEEEEEEEEGMAPLVNLNTLEDMGSDKEITSTDSKTVGELSPSSEDEPSLPPPADDSPENQEEGDPPTGHPSPPPAPGLPAKLLNKLGGTEGSHSESAGQNPLSPILRNSILPKEPGSAAMGSEQQPTGPLRGQHATPPTGSPHMGIIHPPLPPSCIIEELHRALAIKHRQDSFLRKEMRPSPKRRSEGRLSRTSSTEREPAGGAGVPESKQGAGKDSDENKENVRLDERRTDASGLPQDQDSWNDSIISGTLPRRMHKELLTVKLRNRPSKQELEDRNIFPVRSDEERQEIRQQIELKLSKRLSQRPAVEELESRNILKQRNDQIEQEERREIKQRLNRKLNQRPTVDELRDRKILIRFSDYVEVAKAQDYDRRADKPWTRLSAADKAAIRKELNEYKSNEMQVHASSKHLTRFHRP; encoded by the exons ATGTGATGGACCAGCAGAGGGCGCTGCACTCTGGCTGCTTGGTGTCGGGGGTGCGGACCCCCCCGATCCGTCGCAACAGCAAGCTGGCCACGCTGGGGCGTATCTTCAAACCCTGGAAATGGAGGAAAAAGAAAAACGACAAGCTGAAGCAGAACTCCACAG CGCTGGAGAGGAAGGTGGCTGCACGGCAGAGCCGCGATGAGCTGGTGCGGAAAGGACTGGCGGAGATGATGGAACAAG ACTCAGACGGGAAGGACCAGGATCTGGCTTGTGGGGTGACCCCCGGAGACCCTGACACTCCCACGCAGGGGTCCTCGGAcgctgaggaagaggaggaggaggaggagggcatgGCCCCCCTGGTCAACCTCAACACTCTGGAGGACATGGGCTCGGATAAGGAGATCACCTCCACAG ACAGCAAGACTGTGGGGGAGCTGAGCCCCAGCTCTGAGGACGAGCCCTCGCTTCCTCCCCCTGCCGACGACTCCCCTGAGAACCAGGAGGAGGGGGACCCCCCCACAGGACACCCCAGCCCCCCTCCCGCACCTGGTCTGCCTGCCAAACTCCTGAACAAGCTGGGGGGCACGGAAG GATCCCATTCTGAATCGGCAGGGCAGAATCCGTTATCTCCCATCCTGAGGAATTCCATCCTTCCCAAAGAGCCGGGCTCTGCTGCGATGGGTTCGGAGCAGCAGCCGACAGGCCCCCTGCGAGGGCAGCACGCCACGCCCCCCACAGGTTCCCCTCACATGGGCATCATCCACCCCCCGCTCCCCCCCAGCTGCATCATCGAGGAGCTGCACCGGGCCCTGGCCATCAAGCACCGGCAGGACAG TTTCCTCAGGAAGGAGATGAGGCCGTCGCCGAAGAGGAGGTCGGAGGGTCGTCTGTCACGCACCTCCAGCACAGAGAGGGAGCCGGCGGGGGGCGCGGGGGTCCCCGAGAGCAAGCAGGGTGCGGGGAAGGACTCGGACGAGAACAAAGAGAACGTGAGACTGGACGAGCGTCGGACCGACGCCTCCGGGCTGCCCCAGGACCAGGACAGCTGGAACGACTCCATCATCTCGG gCACGCTGCCTCGGAGGATGCACAAGGAGCTGCTGACAGTGAAGCTGCGGAACCGGCCCAGCAAGCAGGAGCTGGAGGATCGCAACATCTTCCCAGTACGCAGCGATGAGGAGCGGCAAGAGATCCGGCAACAGATCGAGCTGAAGCTCTCCAA GAGGCTAAGCCAGCGGCCGGCAGTGGAGGAACTGGAAAGCCGGAATATCCTAAAAC AGAGGAACGACCAGATAgaacaggaggagaggagagaaatcAAACAGAGGCTGAACAGAAAG CTCAACCAGCGGCCCACAGTTGATGAGCTGCGGGATCGGAAAATCCTCATCCGCTTTAGCGATTACGTGGAGGTGGCCAAAGCCCAGGATTACGACAGGCGGGCGGACAAGCCCTGGACGCGGCTCTCTGCAGCAGACAAG GCAGCGATAAGGAAAGAGCTGAACGAGTACAAAAGCAACGAGATGCAAGTGCACGCATCGAGCAAACACTTGACAAG GTTTCACAGACCGTAG
- the LOC117964413 gene encoding phosphatase and actin regulator 3-like isoform X2, translated as MDQQRALHSGCLVSGVRTPPIRRNSKLATLGRIFKPWKWRKKKNDKLKQNSTALERKVAARQSRDELVRKGLAEMMEQDSDGKDQDLACGVTPGDPDTPTQGSSDAEEEEEEEEGMAPLVNLNTLEDMGSDKEITSTDSKTVGELSPSSEDEPSLPPPADDSPENQEEGDPPTGHPSPPPAPGLPAKLLNKLGGTEGSHSESAGQNPLSPILRNSILPKEPGSAAMGSEQQPTGPLRGQHATPPTGSPHMGIIHPPLPPSCIIEELHRALAIKHRQDSFLRKEMRPSPKRRSEGRLSRTSSTEREPAGGAGVPESKQGAGKDSDENKENVRLDERRTDASGLPQDQDSWNDSIISGTLPRRMHKELLTVKLRNRPSKQELEDRNIFPVRSDEERQEIRQQIELKLSKRLSQRPAVEELESRNILKQRNDQIEQEERREIKQRLNRKLNQRPTVDELRDRKILIRFSDYVEVAKAQDYDRRADKPWTRLSAADKAAIRKELNEYKSNEMQVHASSKHLTRFHRP; from the exons ATGGACCAGCAGAGGGCGCTGCACTCTGGCTGCTTGGTGTCGGGGGTGCGGACCCCCCCGATCCGTCGCAACAGCAAGCTGGCCACGCTGGGGCGTATCTTCAAACCCTGGAAATGGAGGAAAAAGAAAAACGACAAGCTGAAGCAGAACTCCACAG CGCTGGAGAGGAAGGTGGCTGCACGGCAGAGCCGCGATGAGCTGGTGCGGAAAGGACTGGCGGAGATGATGGAACAAG ACTCAGACGGGAAGGACCAGGATCTGGCTTGTGGGGTGACCCCCGGAGACCCTGACACTCCCACGCAGGGGTCCTCGGAcgctgaggaagaggaggaggaggaggagggcatgGCCCCCCTGGTCAACCTCAACACTCTGGAGGACATGGGCTCGGATAAGGAGATCACCTCCACAG ACAGCAAGACTGTGGGGGAGCTGAGCCCCAGCTCTGAGGACGAGCCCTCGCTTCCTCCCCCTGCCGACGACTCCCCTGAGAACCAGGAGGAGGGGGACCCCCCCACAGGACACCCCAGCCCCCCTCCCGCACCTGGTCTGCCTGCCAAACTCCTGAACAAGCTGGGGGGCACGGAAG GATCCCATTCTGAATCGGCAGGGCAGAATCCGTTATCTCCCATCCTGAGGAATTCCATCCTTCCCAAAGAGCCGGGCTCTGCTGCGATGGGTTCGGAGCAGCAGCCGACAGGCCCCCTGCGAGGGCAGCACGCCACGCCCCCCACAGGTTCCCCTCACATGGGCATCATCCACCCCCCGCTCCCCCCCAGCTGCATCATCGAGGAGCTGCACCGGGCCCTGGCCATCAAGCACCGGCAGGACAG TTTCCTCAGGAAGGAGATGAGGCCGTCGCCGAAGAGGAGGTCGGAGGGTCGTCTGTCACGCACCTCCAGCACAGAGAGGGAGCCGGCGGGGGGCGCGGGGGTCCCCGAGAGCAAGCAGGGTGCGGGGAAGGACTCGGACGAGAACAAAGAGAACGTGAGACTGGACGAGCGTCGGACCGACGCCTCCGGGCTGCCCCAGGACCAGGACAGCTGGAACGACTCCATCATCTCGG gCACGCTGCCTCGGAGGATGCACAAGGAGCTGCTGACAGTGAAGCTGCGGAACCGGCCCAGCAAGCAGGAGCTGGAGGATCGCAACATCTTCCCAGTACGCAGCGATGAGGAGCGGCAAGAGATCCGGCAACAGATCGAGCTGAAGCTCTCCAA GAGGCTAAGCCAGCGGCCGGCAGTGGAGGAACTGGAAAGCCGGAATATCCTAAAAC AGAGGAACGACCAGATAgaacaggaggagaggagagaaatcAAACAGAGGCTGAACAGAAAG CTCAACCAGCGGCCCACAGTTGATGAGCTGCGGGATCGGAAAATCCTCATCCGCTTTAGCGATTACGTGGAGGTGGCCAAAGCCCAGGATTACGACAGGCGGGCGGACAAGCCCTGGACGCGGCTCTCTGCAGCAGACAAG GCAGCGATAAGGAAAGAGCTGAACGAGTACAAAAGCAACGAGATGCAAGTGCACGCATCGAGCAAACACTTGACAAG GTTTCACAGACCGTAG